Proteins encoded in a region of the Anopheles ziemanni chromosome 2, idAnoZiCoDA_A2_x.2, whole genome shotgun sequence genome:
- the LOC131282496 gene encoding adapter molecule Crk isoform X2 — protein sequence MASFDVFDRSSWYFGAMSRQDATDLLMNERESGVFLVRDSTTIAGDFVLCECFVYRIGDQTFGDLPDLLSFYKLHYLDTTPLRRPMVRRLERVVGKFDFDGSDPDDLPFKKGEVLYIISKDEDQWWTARNAQGQTGQIPVPYVTRYEENIIERPNSGGGGVGHHHHPAGGMHHSENSNIFKSNLNRQLPALARVKQERVPNAYDETALKLSVGDVIKVLKTNINGQWEGELKGKIGHFPFTHVEFIDE from the exons ATGGCATCCTTCGATgtgttcgatcgatcgagctgGTACTTTGGGGCAATGTCCAGACAGGATGCGACGGATCTGCTGATGAACGAGCGTGAAAGTGGAGTGTTTCTGGTCCGAGATAGTACGACCATCGCGGGCGattttgtgttgtgt GAGTGCTTTGTTTACCGTATCGGAGACCAAACATTTGGCGATCTGCCGGATTTGCTGTCGTTCTACAAGCTGCACTATCTGGACACGACGCCACTGAGAAGGCCGATGGTCCGCCGGCTCGAGCGGGTGGTAGGAAAGTTCGACTTTGACGGAAGCGATCCAGACGATCTTCCCTTCAAGAAGGGGGAAGTGCTGTACATCATCAGCAAGGACGAAGATCAATGGTGGACTGCCCGTAACGCGCAGGGCCAAACGGGACAGATTCCGGTCCCGTACGTAACGCGATATGAGGAGAACATAATTGAACGACCTAATTCGGGTGGTGGCGGTGTtggccatcatcaccatccagCGGGAGGAATGCACCATTCGGAAAATTCCAACATTTTCAAATCGAATCTGAACCGTCAGCTTCCGGCCCTTGCCCGGGTCAAACAGGAGCGCGTCCCGAACGCATACGACGAAACGGCTCTCAAGCTAAGCGTTGGCGACGTCATCAAAGTGCTGAAAACGAACATAAACGGCCAGTGGGAAGGAGAACTGAAGGGAAAGATTGGCCATTTTCCCTTCACCCACGTGGAGTTTATCGACGAGTGA
- the LOC131282496 gene encoding adapter molecule Crk isoform X1, producing the protein MASFDVFDRSSWYFGAMSRQDATDLLMNERESGVFLVRDSTTIAGDFVLCVREDSKVSHYIINKIPSGEECFVYRIGDQTFGDLPDLLSFYKLHYLDTTPLRRPMVRRLERVVGKFDFDGSDPDDLPFKKGEVLYIISKDEDQWWTARNAQGQTGQIPVPYVTRYEENIIERPNSGGGGVGHHHHPAGGMHHSENSNIFKSNLNRQLPALARVKQERVPNAYDETALKLSVGDVIKVLKTNINGQWEGELKGKIGHFPFTHVEFIDE; encoded by the coding sequence ATGGCATCCTTCGATgtgttcgatcgatcgagctgGTACTTTGGGGCAATGTCCAGACAGGATGCGACGGATCTGCTGATGAACGAGCGTGAAAGTGGAGTGTTTCTGGTCCGAGATAGTACGACCATCGCGGGCGattttgtgttgtgtgtgcgaGAAGATTCTAAAGTTAGCCACTACATCATCAACAAGATTCCCTCGGGTGAGGAGTGCTTTGTTTACCGTATCGGAGACCAAACATTTGGCGATCTGCCGGATTTGCTGTCGTTCTACAAGCTGCACTATCTGGACACGACGCCACTGAGAAGGCCGATGGTCCGCCGGCTCGAGCGGGTGGTAGGAAAGTTCGACTTTGACGGAAGCGATCCAGACGATCTTCCCTTCAAGAAGGGGGAAGTGCTGTACATCATCAGCAAGGACGAAGATCAATGGTGGACTGCCCGTAACGCGCAGGGCCAAACGGGACAGATTCCGGTCCCGTACGTAACGCGATATGAGGAGAACATAATTGAACGACCTAATTCGGGTGGTGGCGGTGTtggccatcatcaccatccagCGGGAGGAATGCACCATTCGGAAAATTCCAACATTTTCAAATCGAATCTGAACCGTCAGCTTCCGGCCCTTGCCCGGGTCAAACAGGAGCGCGTCCCGAACGCATACGACGAAACGGCTCTCAAGCTAAGCGTTGGCGACGTCATCAAAGTGCTGAAAACGAACATAAACGGCCAGTGGGAAGGAGAACTGAAGGGAAAGATTGGCCATTTTCCCTTCACCCACGTGGAGTTTATCGACGAGTGA